From a region of the Campylobacter sp. genome:
- a CDS encoding methionine ABC transporter ATP-binding protein, whose amino-acid sequence MIKIENLKKFYGKTCVIDDVSLEVKQGEIFAIVGRSGAGKSTLLRCINGLEDYQEGSLKVEGREVRELSGAQIRELRKNIGMIFQHFALMSRRSVAQNVATPLAFWGYSKDHTKRRVAELLELVGLADKANAYPSELSGGQKQRVAIARALALSPKILLSDEATSALDPNTTAQILSLLRRINRELGITIVLVTHEMEVVKGIAQRAILLKGGRVSNSGDIVSLFLHPDENMKEFLGEEEVLPASGVNIRLFFPPAVAFDSVITHMARALEINFNIVWGKLERLDKNVVGSLVINVEPSHVARVEEFIKNAGVIYEIVSEDEIKSCAAI is encoded by the coding sequence GTGATAAAGATAGAAAATTTAAAGAAATTTTACGGAAAAACCTGCGTGATCGACGATGTGAGCCTGGAGGTGAAACAGGGCGAAATTTTTGCCATCGTCGGTCGCAGCGGCGCGGGTAAAAGTACTCTGCTGCGCTGCATAAACGGCCTTGAGGACTATCAAGAAGGAAGCCTTAAGGTAGAGGGCAGGGAGGTAAGAGAGCTAAGCGGCGCTCAGATCCGCGAGTTGCGCAAAAATATCGGTATGATTTTTCAGCACTTCGCGCTTATGAGCCGCCGCAGCGTCGCGCAAAACGTCGCCACGCCGTTAGCATTTTGGGGGTATTCGAAGGATCACACGAAGCGGCGCGTAGCCGAGCTTTTGGAGCTCGTGGGGCTTGCGGATAAAGCAAATGCCTATCCTAGCGAGCTTAGCGGCGGACAGAAGCAGCGCGTGGCGATTGCGCGCGCGCTTGCATTAAGCCCTAAAATTTTGCTTTCCGACGAGGCGACCTCGGCGCTTGATCCCAATACCACCGCGCAAATTTTATCGCTTCTGCGCCGCATCAATCGCGAGCTAGGCATCACGATCGTGCTCGTCACGCACGAGATGGAGGTCGTAAAGGGTATCGCGCAGCGCGCGATCCTGCTTAAGGGCGGGCGCGTGAGCAATTCTGGCGATATCGTCTCGCTGTTTCTGCACCCGGATGAGAATATGAAGGAATTTTTGGGCGAGGAGGAGGTGCTGCCCGCAAGCGGCGTGAATATCAGGCTCTTTTTCCCGCCCGCGGTTGCGTTTGACAGCGTGATCACGCATATGGCGCGCGCTTTGGAGATAAATTTTAATATCGTCTGGGGCAAGCTCGAGCGGCTTGATAAAAACGTCGTCGGAAGCCTCGTGATCAACGTGGAGCCCTCACACGTCGCGCGCGTGGAGGAGTTTATCAAAAACGCGGGCGTGATCTACGAGATCGTAAGCGAGGATGAGATCAAAAGCTGCGCCGCGATCTAG
- a CDS encoding diaminopimelate dehydrogenase, protein MSEKIKIAVLGYGNLGRGVELAARNSKDLQLSAVFSRRNPSEVKTYGAPVFSVDEILSHKDKFDVLVLCGGSATDLPTQTPEFAQSFNVVDSFDTHAKIPEHFAAVDAAAKKGGNVGIIAVGWDPGLFSLNRLFGESVLQNGSSYTFWGKGVSQGHSDAIRRIEGVVDARQYTVPIESALERVRAGENPNLTTREKHLRECYVVAEEGADKARIEQEIKTMPNYFADYDTSVHFVGLATLKKEHGGIPHGGFVLRSGATGESGENKHLIEFSLKLDSNPEFTASVLVAYARAAYRLVKRGERGAFSVFDIAPALLSPKSADELRREIL, encoded by the coding sequence ATGAGCGAAAAAATAAAAATAGCGGTTTTGGGATACGGAAATTTAGGTCGCGGCGTAGAGCTTGCAGCGCGAAATAGCAAGGATCTGCAGCTTTCGGCGGTTTTTAGTCGCAGAAATCCAAGCGAGGTAAAAACATACGGCGCGCCGGTGTTTAGCGTGGATGAAATTTTATCACACAAGGACAAATTTGACGTTTTGGTGCTTTGCGGCGGTAGCGCGACGGATCTGCCGACGCAGACGCCCGAGTTTGCGCAGAGCTTTAACGTCGTAGATAGCTTCGATACGCACGCAAAAATACCTGAGCACTTCGCCGCGGTAGACGCCGCCGCCAAAAAAGGTGGAAACGTAGGTATCATCGCCGTTGGTTGGGATCCGGGTCTGTTTTCGCTAAATAGACTGTTCGGCGAGAGTGTGCTGCAAAACGGCAGCAGTTATACGTTTTGGGGTAAAGGCGTGAGCCAAGGCCACTCCGACGCTATCCGCAGGATCGAGGGCGTCGTGGATGCGCGCCAATACACCGTGCCGATAGAAAGCGCCTTAGAGCGAGTCCGTGCGGGCGAAAACCCAAATTTAACTACGCGCGAAAAGCACCTGCGCGAGTGCTACGTCGTAGCCGAAGAGGGCGCCGATAAAGCACGCATCGAGCAAGAGATAAAAACTATGCCAAACTACTTTGCCGACTACGACACGAGCGTGCATTTCGTGGGTCTTGCAACGCTTAAAAAAGAGCACGGCGGCATCCCTCACGGAGGATTCGTTTTGCGAAGCGGAGCGACGGGCGAGAGCGGCGAAAACAAGCACCTGATCGAGTTTTCGCTAAAACTCGACTCAAATCCAGAATTTACCGCAAGCGTGCTCGTAGCCTACGCCCGCGCGGCGTACCGCCTAGTAAAAAGGGGCGAGCGTGGCGCATTTAGCGTATTTGACATCGCTCCGGCGCTTCTTTCGCCAAAGAGCGCAGATGAGCTAAGGCGCGAAATTTTATAA